GATGGGCTGTGCAACTCCGCTCGGAAAGAGAGATCAGCACCAGGGGATGCAGGCGAATATCAATCCACAATCCTGTGTCGGGTGTGGATTCTGTGTAACCCAGTGTCCGTTCGATGCGATCAGGTGTAATGGCAAGGTTGCCCGGGTTGAGAAGTCAATCTGCTATGGCTGTTCTGCATGTCTGCAGGTCTGCCCGGAAAATGCCATAGATTTCAACTGGAAAGATGATGTTCCAAAGTTCATCGAGAGGATGGTCGAGTATGCAGCAGGGGCAGTTGCAGGAAAGGAGGGCAAGATCATCTACCTGAGTTTTGTGATGTCGGTGACTCCTGACTGTGACTGTGTTCCATGGAGTGATGCACCGATTGTTCCTGACATCGGGTTCCTTGCCTCAACTGATCCAGTTGCGATCGATGCTACAGCCGTCGATTTAATTAATCAACAGCCAGGGATCAAAGAGAGCTGCCTGCATGAGCATCATGCTCCGGGTGAGCATAAGTTCACCGGGCTGTGGGCAAAGGTTGATGGTGAGCACCAGATCCGGTATGGTGAGCGGATGGGGCTTGGGAGTCGTGAATACCGGTTAGTGGAGGTTTAATCTATCTCCCTTTTTTTCAGATTCATTTACGAAGTTTTTTTCGCAATTCTAGTGATCGTAGAGATAAACTCAGTTTTTCCTCTGGTGTATGGCTCCCGATCAAACCGATCTCTCTCCTGGAGTTCAAGTTTCAGGGTACTATACCGGGCTGCAACCTCTGGATGCTGAATCAGGTAATCTCTGAAGTACAATTCATCCCAATCTCCGCTGTATCTGATATGGACATGAAATGCCTGTCCTGAAAATCCCTCCGGGGTGTATCCTTTCGTAAACATCATGTGGGGAGCAGGATTGCGAGGTTGGGGATCGTAAAGATACCCGATACCCATCAACGAAGTTATCAGGGTTTCCTTGTATATCCCATCGATAACCTCAAGCAGAATATCAATCGTAGGCTTTGCTATGATCCCGGGAATAGATGTACTTCCGTAATGCGATATCCTGACAATATTGTTCTCCCCAACTGCTTTGAGATAATCTCTTTCTCAGTCACATACCGCGAAGGCCATACCGAGTTGCATTCAGTCAGAATGATAGGAAACAGTCGCCCAAGTTCCTGAGGACTAAGATTGTTCAGCGGTTTAGTCAAACTGAGGTCTCCGGTAGTATTCACTAAAGTGGATGAATACTGTAAAATAACTCTTGAATTTGAATAAAATTACTGAAAAAAAGAAAGGTGAGTTTACCTGTAATCAGGATCACGAGACACTTTTGTTTGATGTACAGTCAGTGCAGTTATTACAGTACTCTATCTTGTAAGGCTGCGATGGGTCTACTCCCGGATTATCTGCAAGATAATTTCCAAGTTTCTGTATTTCAAGGTCTGTAGAGTGCTTCTGACCTGCAGAGATGATATAATCCTTACAATAGGATTCGTTATCACACTTATCAGCGCCATGGACCGCGACATACCATTCTGAATTGTTCAGCACAAGGCCACAATCACAGACAGCATATGGAGATGCAGGTCTGTCAGTATTGATATCAACATTAATATCCTGTGGGAGAACGGTGCATGGTGCATTCCAGCTGTCTGCAAATACTCCGTTTCCACTTGCATTGGAGCAGGATTTCATATACACATCGCCCTGGTAGTCTGAAGGGGTAGTATTTGGATCAATCTCATTACCCTGAACTGGTGCTGCATGGGCAAAGGAGAACGTTGAAGTGACCTGACCGACTGAGTATCCTGCCTTGATCATCCATTCTCCATCTCCATTCATGTAGATACCAACCGGTTCCCACGTAGAGCAGGCCCCACCAATGGAACTCCCGTTCTCAACAGAGCAGGAACACCGCATCTTTGTTGGATCATTCTTATCAGGAACACAGATAGTAGTATCACATATTGCATATGGCTGATTACAGACATAACCCATCTGCATCTGGTTGTTTTTTGTAATTCCTGAGGCCGCACTTATGTTATCAGCACTTCCGGCGACTGACTTTACAATACTCGTTTTATTGACAGCAGTTTCAGCAAATGAAACTGAAATTATGCATGGTATAAAAAGCAGTCCGATTAAAAATATAAACTTTTTCCCACACTCATCACCCAGAGAAACTGAATAATATTCCTACGAAATATTTGTATTAAAAGTTTGGTAGTTAGAATTTATTTATAAATCATTTCAGCCATTAATTTAGGTAATATCAAAAATAATTAAAGAAATGAATTATTTTACCAGCCTAATAAAAACAGTTAGGCTATGCTAAATGTACAAGGAGAGTCCGAGGAATCTAAAATAACTATTTCTTTCTGATCAGAATGTATGATCGTGGGTATTTGACCGGTTTACCGATCTCAGGATATACAGGAGAATAATTCCATTAATTATCAAACCTCCCAGGATGAGAATCAAAGAATTCTCCAGGGGAACATGGAGGTATTGGTTGAGAATCGGATCTGCAATAAACGCAGTAGTAGACATTTCCATTACCCTCTGTTGTCTGTGTGTTTTTTCACACGATAATAGTTGGGATCATCAGTTTACATCATTATTACTGAATGACTAAAGGATTCAGTGTTCAAATATCCTGTTCTAATGCCTTGAGTGCCTTGATGATTGCCCATTTCCCCCGGCCAAGATCTTCCATCAATCTCTCAACAATCTCCCCTTTCTTCAGACCTTCTCCTTTAAGATCCTTGTACCTCTGCAGAAGATCAGATCGCGATTCAGATGTCCACCTCTCCCTCTGCCTTTTTGGAGCAGAGCATTCAGGAATCCGTTGTTCATTGAGGAGAAATCCAGGGGTTAGATTCATTAGTTCAGGAACCCTCACAGAATAGATTGAAGGAGATATTTCAAATCCGACTGCCCTTCTATTCAGCCCAACTGCTGTCCGTGCCGTTGAGCCGCCTCCTAAAAAGAGATCACATACCAGATCTCCCTCATTGCTGGAATACAGGATCATCTTTGTCAGAAGCTGCACCGGGAGTTCATTCTTGTTTTTAATCTGCCCGGGTTTGTACTCGCGATTTATTACCCATACATCCTCTCTGTCCTGGTAATTTAATGAACCCCCTTCTAAAGATTTCTCCTCTGCCCCGAATCTGGATTCAAGGTTGAATGTCCGCCTTCCACCAGGTTTTTCATAAAAAAGGATGTGGTAATGGGATGAGATGTACTTGCGACTTGTCCAGACTCCAAAGTTGTATTTCCAGACGATGTGATTGATCTCGATTAGCGAGGTGTGCCTGAGTGCATGAAGGATATGGTAAAGGTTCGAATATCCTGATACAATATAAATCGAACTACCTGGTTTTAAAATCCGTTCAGCCTCTTTTATCCACTCAATTGAGAACTGCCCGTACTCCTCTTCTGGGATCTCAACATATCCATCAACAACACAGCTCTCATTCCTGTTGTAATGCTTATGGAGAGTATCTCCCTTGATGCCATACGGTGGATCGGTAATGATAAGATCAACTGAATTCTCTTCAAGGTGCTTTCTGGCACCGGTAATACAAGATTCGTTATAAAGTGTGCAGATAGACATCATTCTTGGATATTTTGGAATTTGTGAGTGTAGATAATCCGTTCTAGATCATTTTTTGTTGCATGATATTTCAAAAGGTTGATTTCATCCGCACTTATTCAATCTCATTTCAACCAAGATAGGGTTAAGAAAAGGTTTCTTATTACCGGATGCTCGTACATCAGAGAATGAGAAGAAGCCCCTTAACGGGGCATGTAAAACATACTAGACATGCAGATAAAAACCACTGCACCAATGGGCGCTGCATTCCTGCAGAGCCTTCAGATTACTGCGTTTACTATCCATGTTGTTGTACCGGCTATGATCCTACTTGCAGGAGCGGTTGCATATCATGCCGGCTGGATCATCTAAACGCCCTCCTCCTTTTTAAAAAAAGTTCTTTTATGATGCCGGTGCTGCCTCTTGTGCACCAACAGGTTCAGGTCCGGTATATGTCTCGCCCTGTTGTTTTTCCTGAGGGGGAAGATACTCTGGCAGAAGATGCAGACAGTCTTTTGGACAGTATTCAACACACCCTCCGCAGACGATACACCTGAACCGGTCTATATGCCACGTCCTCTCTGCCTTCGTTACTATGATTGCATCGGCAGGACAGTGCATACTACATAACCCGCAGAAAATGCACTTTTCAATCTCAACAACAAGGTGTCCCCGGGTTTGTGGAGTCTTTTTTGCAGGCACAGCAGGGTACCTGCGGGTGTCCGGTCCCCTTATCAGGGATTTTGCAATCATCTTTGTAATCGTAAAGGCACTCATATTACCGCTCCATACAACCAATGCAGGGATCAATTGAGAGCACAATTACCGGAACATCAGCCATTTGACAGCCGGCAAGCGTCTTAACCAGGGCAGGAACATTTGCCATTGTTGGAGTCCGGACACGGTGCCTGAGAAGATTTTTCTTTCCACCACCTTTTACAAAATGGAGCACTTCGCCCCGTGGCTGTTCGACTCGTGAGAAGTATTCACCGTCAGGGTTGCCTTTCACTTTGACCTCGATCTCTCCTTCAGGAATTGCATCGATGGCCTGCCTGATCAGATCAATTGAGACTGACATCTCCTCTGCCCTGACAAGACACCTGGCATAACAATCTCCATCGTCGTGCGTTACCGGTTTGAAATCAAGATACTCGTATGCACCATATCCAAGCATCCGCATGTCACTCTTAATCCCGGATCCCCGGGTCATTGGTCCTACTGCCCCGAGTTCCCATGCATCTTTCTTTGAGAGATGACCGACTCCGACTGTTCTACTCTTGATTGTCGGCTCATCAGTGAAGACTGCCACAAGGTCATCAACCTCTGACTGCAGAATATCAAGACCTGCTTTCATCTGTGTAAGCTGAGGTGCTGCGATATCTTTTCTCACACCACCGACTTTGCAACTTCCCTGGATGACTCTTCCGCCAGTTGTCTCCTCAAGCACATCAAGCACACTTTCCCTGATTCGCCATGACTGCATGAAGAGATTTTCAAATCCCATACTGTCTGCGAAACATCCAAGCCAGAGAAGATGACTGTGCAGACGTGAGTACTCAGACCAGATCGTTCTCAGATATTCTGCCCGGGCTGGCACCTCTATTTCCATAAGAGCTTCAATACCCTGACTGTACCCGACACTATGGATAAAACTACAGATTCCACAGATACGCTCTGCTATGAAGATGTAATCTTTATAATCCCGCTTTTCAACGAGTTTCTCAAGACCACGGTGGACATATCCGATTCGCGGAATAGCCTCAACGACCTTCTCATCCTCAAGCACCAGATCTAAATGGATCGGTTCAGGCAGGACCGGATGCTGAGGTCCGAATGGAACAACAACCTGTCTACCCATCAGGCTCCCTCCTTTTTGGCGACAGTAGGTTTTCCGAATGGATAAGGAATTGATGTCGTGATAAAAGTCCCTTTGAAGTCAAGGAGATTTCCTTGTATTTTCAGTCCGTAAAGATCAGAGATCTCATTCTCATATCCGAATGCCGCAAAGTATATCCCGGTAATGCTGTTAATTGGAGAACCTGCATCAGTTATCAGTTTCAGGTCTACGAATTTGAACTTCTGATCCTGATCTACATGTTCAAATGAGTAATGGAGTTCAAAATCATCTCCAATCCGTGCACAACAGATCTGAACCAGCCGGGAGCCGATATCTTTCTGTTTTTGCACTTCAGATGCAAGTGTCTGAAGGGTTACTTCAATCGTCTCTTGTCCTTCCTTTCTCATGCCCCAGCCTCCGCTCGGCTCATATCTGCTCGTTTTTGTTCAAGAATTCCAAGAGCCTTGACTATTCCATCGATGATCTGTTCAGGTCGTGCTGCACATCCGGGAACCCAGACATCAACTGGAAGAATCTCTCCTACTCCGCCTGCGATATTGTAACACTCTTTGAAGATTCCGCCTGTACAGGCACAAATTCCAACACCTACAACGACCTTTGGGTGTGGCATCTGGTCATAGAGGTTCTGGATTACTGACCTGTTCTGCTCATTAACGCCACCGGTAATGACGAGGATATCTGCATGTTTGGGATTTCCAGTATTGATTATCCCAAATCTCTCCACATCGTACCGCGGGGTCAGGCAGGCAAGAATCTCGATATCGCACCCATTACAACTGGAGGCATCGTAATGGAGTATCCAGGGTGATTTTGATAAGTATGCCATATTTTTTCTCCATCAGAGCAGTGAAAGGGCGATGATGTTTCCTCCCCCTAGAATCAGGGTAATAATCCAGGCACCCCTGAGGGCCGGGAGCCATTTTACACGTGATGTGCTGTTGTCTGCAAGCATCTCAAGGAAGTAAACGATAATAATTGCCAGAACTCCGAGTATTGGATTTCCTACAAAGAAGAGATAAACGAGCCCGAGTAGGATGACTATTTCATAGAGGTGGGCGATCTCAACCATTCCGAGTGTTGAGCCTGAAAACTCAGTCATTACCCCTTTAACCAGTTCCTGGTGTGCATGGTGAGAGGTGGAAAGGTCAAATGGTGATTTTCTGAGTTTGAAGGTCAGGATACAGACTACAGAGATGAAGATTCCAGGCAGAAGGATGACAGGGAGTCCTGAAAAGTTCATGATATCGCTTGCTGCAAAACTCCCGGTTACTTCATAGAATCCTACTGCTGTGAGAATGATAACAGGTTCAACTGCAATCAACTGGATAAGTTCTCTCCCTGCACCCACATGAGCATATGGAGATCGTGTGCTGTATGCAGCAAGAACCAGGAATACCTCAGATAATGTCAGGGCAAATATCGCTAGCAGCAGATCACCACCGCCAAAGAATATCAAGCCGGTAACTACCATAAAGGCAAGATGCAGGAATATGAGGACTGCTGGTGCCTGCCATACTCCAACTCTCTCTTTCTCAAAGAGTTTGGCAATATCAAGGAATGGCTGAAGAACAGGTGGTCCTACCCGCCCCTGCATCCGTGCTGTGATGATTCGGTCAACTCCGGTGACAAGGACACCAATCACGGGAGCGAGGATTAGAAATGCAATTGCTGTCAGGATGGTATTCATAGTACACCTCCACTGATGAGTCCTATTAGCAGAACACAGAAAAGGACGATTGTGATCAGTGAGCCATACTTTGAGAGACCGGCTTCTGGGAAGAGATCTTCAAGATACAGGTTTGAAAGTGAGATCTCACGTTTCATGCCAATACTACCCTCCATGAGTCCATCATGTACAGTAACACCACCCATATACCGCCTGAGGTTTCTTCTTGGTATGAGAATCTTTACCATCAACACCGGAAGTACGACGATGAGAGCCAGCATAAGAAGCATAATCATAAGATTGGATGCCGGGATCAACTCAGATATCGGTCCGTATGTCATGACAAGGAATGGTTCAATAAGGTATGTCGAGATTGGTGCAATTCCAAAACAAGCGATGATAGTCAGGGCTGTCAGGGGTATAAGAGCTGCCCACTCGGCCCGGGAGATCTGAAATTCTATTGATTCCTCCCATTTTCTGACTTCTAGGAGTTTGCCCATCCACTTAGCCCAGAAGAACACCGTTACGGCACTTCCATAGGCGAGAATTACGATAAGAATCATTCCAAATGGTGGAAGAGCCTGTGAAAAGGCATGTATTGATGCCCATTTGGAGATGAGCATTCCGAACGGAGCCAGGAACATTCCTGCGATACCGATCAGCATCATAAGACTGACCTTTGGCATTGATGCTGCAAGACCGGTCATATCCTCAATATCCCTACTCCCAACCCGGTGTTCTACAGTTCCCACGGAGAGGAAGAGGAGTGACTTGGAGATAGCATGGAAAATTATCAGGAATATGGCCGCCCAGAGTGCTTCAGGAGTTCCGACTCCTGCACAAGCCACGATCAGTCCGAGATTTGCTATTGTTGAGTAGGCAAGGACTTTCTTGGCGTTGCTCTGTGATATCGCTATACAGGATGTGACCAGGAATGTTACTCCACCAATCAGGGCTATGACCATTCCAAGGATTTGTCCGTCAAACACTGGAGCAAACCTGGCAATAGCGTAGACTCCGGCCTTTACCATTGTACTTGAATGGAGCAGGGCTGAGACCGGAGTTGGTGCTACCATCGCCCCCACAAGCCAGGATGAAAATGGAAGCTGGGCCGATTTTGCACATCCAGCGATGGCAATCAGACAGGCGGGTACAAGAGCAATTGCAGGTCCAGCTGCTATGAGGCTGCCGATTCCCAGATGTTCCGATCCCCCATTCATAAGGATATAGAGTATTGCTATTGGGAAACAGGCTCCTCCTATAAGGTTATAGAGAAGTGCCCGGAATGCGTTTGTGACAGCCTCACCATTCTCCGGGTATCTGATCAACAGATATGAACAGAGGGTTGTTACTTCCCAAAAAAAGTACATCCAGATGAGGTTATTTGAGAAGACCACTCCGAACATCGCAGAAAGGAAGAGGAAGAGAATAGCAAAAAATTTCGGCCTCTTATCTGGGAGATCTTTATGGTGTTCATGATATTCACGCATATATCCAAGTGCGTAAATACAGATAATCCCACCAATAACTCCGATGATCACTGCCATGATAGCAGAGAACTCATCTGTAAGCAGGTCCGGCACTTTTGCATGCCCTTCAAGACCAAGCCATTCTGCTCCTCCGATAAGAAGCAGTTGTAAGAGTACAAACCCGGTTATCAGGAATTGCTTTGCCTTCACACTCACCATTACCAGATATCCTGCAATCAGGATCTCAAGAACCAGCATAACTAATGCAATACCTGGTGCCGGGACTGTGAAAAATAACTGGTTCTGTCCAACTGGCAACGCAAGAAGAAGAATTGATCCGAGGGCACAAATCCCTGCTCCCGCAGTGACCACTATTCCCCTGAGATTCTCATTGCGAAGCACAGTGAGAATCAATGCGGGAATGAGGGGAAACATGATCAGAAAGAGAAGCAGTTCCACATACAGATCCACATACATCACTGTGATGAGATTTGCATCTATCATTATTAATCATTATTAACTGAATCTGGCAAAATGGGATGACAGATATAAGAGATTCAAATTGACTGGCTCAGATCACAGGGGTAATTGCATGAGAGATTCAATTATTATTTATGGGTTCTCAGGATCAGCACCATTATTTCCCGCTTCTGCTCTCAATTTCACTTGCCATCTTCATGGGTTCTCTAGATGGTACAATTGTAAATATAGCCATCCCTTCAATATCAGAGTCATTCTCCCTCTCTACATCTGCTGTGAGCTGGGTATCAACTATCTATCTGCTGGTCATGGCCGGCTGTGTTCTGATTTTTGGAAAAATTTCTGATATTATTGGATTTAAACGGATTTTTCTCACCGGATTTGTGGTTTTTACCATTGGTTCTTTTACTTGTGGTACCCTGCCTGAACTGACCGGGTCGTTTCTTACTTTGGTAGGGTCACGAGCATTTCAGGGAATTGGTGGTGCAATGTTGACAGCAATCGCTCCTGCAATGGTGAATGCGTATATTCCGATGGAAAAGAAAGGGAAAGCGATGGGCTTTATTATGACCGTTGCTGCTCTTGGAACAGCCATCGGTCCGACTGTTGGTGGTATCCTTACTGAATATCTCTCCTGGAACTGGATCTTCTTTATTAATGTCCCAGTTGGTATCATTGCTGTCCTGATTGGCCAACGATATATTCCTGTCCTTGCTCTATCATCCTCCCACGAATCATTTGATCGAATCGGAGCAGTCCTTATCTTTTCAGGACTTGGATTTCTCCTCTTTGGAATGTCTGAAGGAGATTCAATTGGGTGGACTTCTCCCGTTATCGCTGGATCACTCACTCTTGCATTCATTCTTCTTGCCTTGTTTGTCCGAACTGAGTTCCGTGCTCCGTATCCACTCCTCGAACTCCGACTCTTTAAGGACCGGAATTTCTTTTGTTTAAACCTCATCATGGCGTTGCTGTTCTTCGGGTTTTCAGGAATTAATTATCTACTCCCCTTTTATCTGAAGTATGTAGGGGGATACAGCACTTCAACATCAGGTCTGATACTTACATCCCTTTCGTTTGCGATGATGGTCACCGGCCTGCTTGCAGGTACTCTTTATGCTAGGGTAGGTGGGAGACGGATAGCCAATGTTGGTGCCTTTCTTCTTCTGGTTGGATATTTCCTGATTCTACAACTTCATGTTAATACTACCCTTTGGTATGTGGTCCTATGTCTTGCGATGATTGGCTTTGGTCTTGGTTTTATGATCACTCCAATTTCAAGCATGATTATGAGTTCAGTTGCCAAGCAGTACCAGGGTATGGCCTCATCACTGACGAGTCTTGAGCGGTTTGCACCCCTGACAATAGGGATTGCAGTCTTTAATGCGATATTTATCCAGGGAATGATTCTTATTGCAACTGAGTATGGTGTTACCCGGAGTGCACCAATGTACATCCAACAGAGGGCTCTAACGGCTGGGTTTGATCTGACCTTTTGCGCAACTTTTATTTTTGGAATTGCAGTTCTCATTCTGACTTTTATTATAAAAGAGAAGGTGCACCCAGATTATCTGGAAGACTCTTCCTGATCGTAATTCTTTTTTCTTTTCTTGTGGTTCACCAACCTCTGAAATTTTCATAGCCAGAATTATTGATGCCCTTGTTTCCAATCCCAGTCGTCTTACCTTTTCCACCTGGCATTCAATCTGAATGCGTATCTTCTGTTTTGGCCATGAACCGCTTCATTTTCCTGTCATGCTTGATGTCTGTTCTTACTACTTCCGTCCATGCAATTCTCCGATCTTCGACCTAATTTTCTGCTCTCTCTTTTGTTCTGACTTTCAAATTGTTTCTAACATATATCATTATGAAGTTTAATTTCAATTATAAAACCAGATATGAGTTAATCATAGGGCGGTTTTATTCCGCTAGAACGCCAAAATAATAAGCCGTGAAGGCAAGGCTAGAAAGCGGGCACGTCATGCTCGGGCAGGACGGATTAACCCTGTATGATCAGAGCGGTTTTGGAAGACCGCTAAAAGAAGGAGTCCGTCTCTCTCCAGTTGAGGCTCTGTACCTTGTATATCGTGGCCGAATTGAGGTTCCCGGGTTTGATTTTGACTCACTCCTTGTCCATTTCTCTGGTGATATTCATGTTCTGAGATCTTTCCTTGTCTACCGGGACATCAGGGAAAGAGGGTATGTTGTTCAGACAGGTCCACAGGACTTCAGGATATTTCGTCGTGGTGAGAAACCAGGAAAAGGGGAGTCTCTGTATATGCTCCGGGTCCTGTCCGAACGTGATCTCATCGATTTTGCGGTGGTAAGAAAAGAAGTTCAGGCTACCATAAACATGCGAAAACGCCATGTTCTTGCAGTTGTTGATGACGAGTTTGAACTGACTTATTACGAGGTCAAGATCCAAAAACCCGCACCCATCGAAGATACCCAGAATCCGGAACCGGTATGTGGCATTCTTTCAAGTAGATCGGTGATAATACCAGCAGCACCTGAATCTGTATATGATCAGGCATTTTATGGGAAACGCTTTGATGACGATCGGATCGTCCTCTCAACAATCGAGTCGGTATCACTCATGGAACAGGGATTTGTGACGGTAAACCATGAAGGCCGTAATATCACTGCTCAAGAATATCGTGAGATGATCCGTGAGTTCGATACTGAAATGGAACCAAAACTGAAGGTTTATCAAAATCTGCGATCATTGAACTATATTCCAAAAACCGGTTATAAGTTCGGCCATCACTTCAGGGTGTACCTCGGTAGAAAGGTCCACTCTGAAATGCTCGTTCAGGCCATTGAGCCTAATACTACTCTTCCGATGAATATCATTTCCCGGTCAGTCAGGATGGCACACAGCGTCAAAAAGAAGATGCTTTTTGGTTGTATACATGCAGAAGGCATCGCGTACGTTGAGTTTGCACGAATTAAACTCTGATTATAACAATTTTCCAGAAATAAAAACCAGATAACATGGAATCCAGCATAAACCCATGGGCTTCAACAGATCAATCTGTCGATATTGAACGGCTTCACACGGAGTTTGGGATAGAACGGATAGAGACTGCAGTCAGTGACCTTCCTGATCTACCATATTTTATGAAGCGGGGGATTGTGTTTGGTCACCGCGATTATGGTCAGATCGCTAAAGCGATTGTGAATCATGATCCGTTTCATATCCTAACCGGGTTTATGCCCTCTGGCCATCCACATCTCGGGCACCTGATGGTGATGAAAGAAGTAGTCTGGCACGTCGAGCAGGGTGGAAACGGATACATATGTGTTGCTGATCGTGAGGCTCATGCTGTCAGAAATCTCTCGTGGGAGCAGTGTAAAACATTCGGGGATGAATATCTCTCCTGTCTGTTTGCTCTTGGATATGAGGGAGAAACATACCAGCAGAGTCAGAATAGAGTTGTACAGGATCTTGCATTTGAAGCTTCCACGAAGGTTAATTTCTCTGAGATGAGTGCCATCTACGGGTTTACTCCAGAAACTGATATCGGGCATGCGATGAGTGTACTCACACAGGTATCTGACATTCTTTATCCACAGGTCGATGATGAACCGGCACCAACTGTGGTTCCAGCCGGGCTTGATCAGGATCCTCATGTGAGACTTACGAGGGGTATAGCACATAAACTCCGAATGTTCACGGTAGAAGACCGTGAAACCCATATAAGTATTAGATCTAAAGAGGCCCCGAAAGAGGCTATGGATGCTGTACAAAAGGCATTCAAAGGATCAAAACGGTATGAGGGTCATATTGATGTTACCGGAGTTCCTCATGATATCGTCGCAAAAACCATCAGGGCCATTGAGCGGACAAATGGTGGTTATGGTTTTGTCACACCCTCTGCAACATATCACCGGTTTATGCCAGGCCTTACCGGTGGAAAAATGTCCTCAAGTGTTCCTGAAAGTATCATCGGGTTCTATGAGGATGATAAGGTGGTCAATAAGAAGATCATGTCTGCCCTGACCGGTGGGCGAATGACCTTGCAGGAACAGAAAGAACTTGGTGGAGAGGCTGACAAATGCCCGATTTATCTATTGAACCTATTTCATATGGTTACAGATGACACAGAACTGGCAGAAATTCACCGACGGTGTAAGGCTGGAGAACTGATGTGTGGTCAGTGCAAGAAAGATACTTCTGCACGGGTGCTCGCCTTCTTATCCGATTTCAGGGAAAAGATAGCAGTGGCATCTGATATCCTGGCCAGCAGATCTTGTTGATCTTTTATAGATCACTTCCCTTCTATAACTGAAATGGATGAAATTTCCTGGGTTATGTAACTATCAGCGTGTGATATGTTTTATACGGCAAATTAAATCTTCAGTCCTTGTTATGAGTGAGATATTCTTGTGTAGGTAGGATCTTCTCCATCAAAGGGTATTTTAATCTCTGTACCTTGTCGGCAATGAAAAGGGTCAACTGTCTCCTTCAGCCTCTTTTCAACAATAAAAAAACGCCAATCTCTGTTTATAACAGGAATTATGTGAATACTCAAACATTTCTGCTGTTCTAGCGATATTTGGTTTTATGGAGTCAGACCCATTCTATAATAAGTGATCACCTTCAAAAGATACTAGGTTTACTTATGAGGAGC
This Methanospirillum lacunae DNA region includes the following protein-coding sequences:
- a CDS encoding DUF362 domain-containing protein, with the translated sequence MVSDVFLARMRIKSPDENNLTKITKLLKAAGLSDRIEEGDLTAVKLHFGELGNDTYIKPVFVRQVVDEIKGLKGKPFLTDTNTMYIGARHNAVDHLQVAIRHGFCYAVVDSPVTIADGLTGNNTRMVAVKGKHFESVKIAGDIADADAMIVLSHVKGHALSGFGGAIKNLAMGCATPLGKRDQHQGMQANINPQSCVGCGFCVTQCPFDAIRCNGKVARVEKSICYGCSACLQVCPENAIDFNWKDDVPKFIERMVEYAAGAVAGKEGKIIYLSFVMSVTPDCDCVPWSDAPIVPDIGFLASTDPVAIDATAVDLINQQPGIKESCLHEHHAPGEHKFTGLWAKVDGEHQIRYGERMGLGSREYRLVEV
- a CDS encoding GrpB family protein, producing the protein MVRISHYGSTSIPGIIAKPTIDILLEVIDGIYKETLITSLMGIGYLYDPQPRNPAPHMMFTKGYTPEGFSGQAFHVHIRYSGDWDELYFRDYLIQHPEVAARYSTLKLELQERDRFDREPYTRGKTEFISTITRIAKKTS
- a CDS encoding DNA-methyltransferase, producing MMSICTLYNESCITGARKHLEENSVDLIITDPPYGIKGDTLHKHYNRNESCVVDGYVEIPEEEYGQFSIEWIKEAERILKPGSSIYIVSGYSNLYHILHALRHTSLIEINHIVWKYNFGVWTSRKYISSHYHILFYEKPGGRRTFNLESRFGAEEKSLEGGSLNYQDREDVWVINREYKPGQIKNKNELPVQLLTKMILYSSNEGDLVCDLFLGGGSTARTAVGLNRRAVGFEISPSIYSVRVPELMNLTPGFLLNEQRIPECSAPKRQRERWTSESRSDLLQRYKDLKGEGLKKGEIVERLMEDLGRGKWAIIKALKALEQDI
- a CDS encoding 4Fe-4S binding protein produces the protein MSAFTITKMIAKSLIRGPDTRRYPAVPAKKTPQTRGHLVVEIEKCIFCGLCSMHCPADAIIVTKAERTWHIDRFRCIVCGGCVEYCPKDCLHLLPEYLPPQEKQQGETYTGPEPVGAQEAAPAS
- a CDS encoding hydrogenase large subunit, whose protein sequence is MGRQVVVPFGPQHPVLPEPIHLDLVLEDEKVVEAIPRIGYVHRGLEKLVEKRDYKDYIFIAERICGICSFIHSVGYSQGIEALMEIEVPARAEYLRTIWSEYSRLHSHLLWLGCFADSMGFENLFMQSWRIRESVLDVLEETTGGRVIQGSCKVGGVRKDIAAPQLTQMKAGLDILQSEVDDLVAVFTDEPTIKSRTVGVGHLSKKDAWELGAVGPMTRGSGIKSDMRMLGYGAYEYLDFKPVTHDDGDCYARCLVRAEEMSVSIDLIRQAIDAIPEGEIEVKVKGNPDGEYFSRVEQPRGEVLHFVKGGGKKNLLRHRVRTPTMANVPALVKTLAGCQMADVPVIVLSIDPCIGCMER
- a CDS encoding NADH-quinone oxidoreductase subunit C encodes the protein MRKEGQETIEVTLQTLASEVQKQKDIGSRLVQICCARIGDDFELHYSFEHVDQDQKFKFVDLKLITDAGSPINSITGIYFAAFGYENEISDLYGLKIQGNLLDFKGTFITTSIPYPFGKPTVAKKEGA
- a CDS encoding NADH-quinone oxidoreductase subunit B family protein gives rise to the protein MAYLSKSPWILHYDASSCNGCDIEILACLTPRYDVERFGIINTGNPKHADILVITGGVNEQNRSVIQNLYDQMPHPKVVVGVGICACTGGIFKECYNIAGGVGEILPVDVWVPGCAARPEQIIDGIVKALGILEQKRADMSRAEAGA
- a CDS encoding respiratory chain complex I subunit 1 family protein, encoding MNTILTAIAFLILAPVIGVLVTGVDRIITARMQGRVGPPVLQPFLDIAKLFEKERVGVWQAPAVLIFLHLAFMVVTGLIFFGGGDLLLAIFALTLSEVFLVLAAYSTRSPYAHVGAGRELIQLIAVEPVIILTAVGFYEVTGSFAASDIMNFSGLPVILLPGIFISVVCILTFKLRKSPFDLSTSHHAHQELVKGVMTEFSGSTLGMVEIAHLYEIVILLGLVYLFFVGNPILGVLAIIIVYFLEMLADNSTSRVKWLPALRGAWIITLILGGGNIIALSLL